A genomic segment from Halobellus litoreus encodes:
- a CDS encoding PAS domain S-box protein translates to MEDNVNHRENDKHESEWYRTLVEEVNDLATVVDTDGTITYVSPAVTRILGYDPDELVGNEGFEFVHPEDRERNADALETVLSDSSESETVEVRFRHADGSWRWIEATMRNRLEDDIIDGILFSSRDITERKDYEREARKFAEEYEALLNNVEDAIFLINVEENGDSVRFEFERLSPSYERQTGITTEEVQGQTPRDVFGEEQGTELEANYHRCVNAGEPISYQEELRVGEGARFWQTKLAPVVSDDETTRLVGITRNVTERVERERQLRQQNERLEEFASVISHDLRNPLNVAQGRATLLAEQAESDHLDPLLQALDRMEAIVEDTLTLARQGDIISETEAIRLTDLVGKCWGTVDTGDATIEIVDEMTFQGDPDRLRHVFENLFRNAVEHGGSDATVRVGRHDEKGIYVEDDGPGIPLEKRDEVFEPGHTSAHGGTGFGLTIVKRIVEAHSWELSVTDGTDGGARFEFEMTEQGEFV, encoded by the coding sequence ATGGAAGACAATGTGAATCACCGAGAAAACGATAAACACGAGTCTGAGTGGTATCGGACGCTCGTTGAAGAGGTAAATGATCTCGCAACAGTCGTCGATACCGACGGGACGATAACCTACGTCAGTCCGGCTGTCACACGGATTCTCGGCTACGACCCCGACGAATTGGTTGGCAACGAGGGATTCGAGTTCGTCCACCCCGAGGACCGGGAACGAAACGCCGACGCGCTTGAGACCGTTCTCTCGGACTCTTCTGAATCCGAGACTGTCGAGGTCCGATTCCGCCATGCCGACGGCTCGTGGCGTTGGATCGAGGCCACAATGCGGAATCGACTTGAGGATGATATCATCGATGGGATTCTCTTTAGCAGTCGAGATATCACTGAGCGAAAAGATTACGAACGCGAAGCCAGGAAATTCGCCGAAGAGTACGAAGCCCTGTTGAACAATGTGGAAGATGCCATTTTTCTCATCAATGTCGAAGAAAACGGGGATAGTGTCCGATTCGAATTTGAACGTCTCAGTCCCTCCTACGAGCGCCAAACTGGCATTACAACCGAGGAAGTGCAGGGACAGACACCACGAGACGTGTTCGGTGAAGAGCAAGGAACTGAGTTAGAAGCGAACTATCACCGCTGTGTCAACGCTGGCGAACCTATCTCGTATCAAGAAGAACTCCGAGTCGGTGAAGGAGCACGCTTCTGGCAAACGAAGCTCGCGCCGGTAGTCTCCGATGATGAAACAACTCGCCTCGTTGGGATCACTCGGAACGTGACGGAACGCGTCGAACGGGAGCGACAACTCCGTCAGCAGAACGAGCGCCTTGAAGAGTTTGCGAGTGTTATATCCCACGATTTGCGCAACCCACTCAACGTCGCACAGGGTCGTGCAACGCTCCTTGCTGAGCAGGCAGAAAGCGATCATCTCGATCCACTACTGCAGGCGCTCGACCGGATGGAGGCGATCGTTGAGGACACGTTGACTCTTGCTCGTCAAGGCGACATCATAAGCGAAACCGAGGCGATCCGTTTGACTGACCTCGTCGGGAAGTGTTGGGGGACAGTAGACACGGGCGACGCAACCATTGAGATCGTCGATGAGATGACCTTCCAAGGCGATCCAGACCGGTTACGGCACGTTTTCGAGAATCTGTTCCGAAACGCGGTTGAACACGGTGGGTCAGACGCAACCGTGCGTGTCGGACGTCACGATGAAAAGGGGATCTATGTCGAAGACGATGGGCCAGGAATTCCACTCGAAAAGCGTGACGAGGTGTTCGAACCCGGGCATACGTCGGCACATGGTGGTACTGGTTTCGGGTTGACCATCGTAAAACGAATCGTGGAAGCCCATAGCTGGGAGCTGTCTGTAACCGATGGAACTGACGGTGGGGCGCGGTTTGAGTTCGAGATGACTGAACAGGGAGAGTTCGTGTGA
- a CDS encoding phosphoribosyltransferase → MTSPRRFDDRTDAGERLGEALRDRDVDADIVLAIPRGGLPVGRAVADALGVPLDIVVASKIGAPGNPEYAIGAVAADGAVWRNERAFERGGVDEEYFQREREREAEKARQKAERYRSGRSEPDLSGKTVAVVDDGIATGSTVRACLAMLAATDAERIVLAVPVGPPETIAELREAVDDVVCLRTPSSFGGVGRFYDRFDQVSDADAMSYLKTDP, encoded by the coding sequence ATGACGAGTCCACGACGATTCGACGACCGTACGGACGCGGGTGAACGATTGGGTGAGGCGCTACGAGACCGTGACGTCGACGCGGACATCGTCCTCGCGATCCCGCGGGGCGGGTTACCGGTCGGCCGGGCCGTCGCCGACGCGCTCGGGGTTCCGCTCGACATCGTCGTCGCCTCGAAGATCGGCGCACCGGGAAACCCGGAGTACGCGATCGGGGCCGTCGCCGCCGACGGGGCCGTCTGGCGGAACGAACGGGCCTTCGAACGGGGTGGCGTCGACGAGGAGTACTTCCAGCGGGAGCGCGAGCGCGAGGCCGAGAAGGCACGCCAGAAGGCCGAACGCTACCGTAGCGGCCGATCCGAACCGGATCTGAGCGGAAAGACCGTCGCCGTCGTCGACGACGGCATCGCGACTGGTTCCACGGTCAGAGCGTGTCTCGCGATGCTCGCCGCGACCGACGCGGAACGCATCGTGCTGGCCGTTCCGGTCGGCCCACCCGAGACCATCGCGGAGTTACGGGAGGCGGTGGACGACGTCGTCTGTCTCCGGACGCCGAGCAGTTTCGGTGGCGTCGGACGGTTCTACGACCGATTCGACCAGGTGTCCGATGCGGACGCAATGTCGTATTTGAAGACGGACCCGTAA
- a CDS encoding DUF7544 domain-containing protein: MTLYAVDAIDDAIDAARAFLWPFDLGRWARLALVMLFVGSAGGTPPFQFGGGAPSGSGSQTPDVSGIPETLPPPGGTELAVIAAIFGIILLLGLAFLFVGSVMEFVFVESLRREDVRIRRYWSERWRQGARLFGFRVVLGALTLAIIGGTLAAVLWPLLVGEGAFSIGLLFLAIPVFVVVSVISGLVGGFTTMFVVPVMIVEESGLLSAWREFWPTVTGQWKQYVVYAVLSFVLQLVAGILASIVTVLGAIGVGIPLGVFGLVGVGLLSVSHLAGWAIIALAVLLFVLAAIVIGLLVAVPIQTYLRYYALLVLGDTEAEFDLISERRAAIRE; the protein is encoded by the coding sequence ATGACTCTGTACGCGGTCGATGCCATCGACGACGCTATCGACGCGGCGCGGGCGTTCCTCTGGCCGTTCGATCTGGGCCGGTGGGCGCGACTCGCCCTCGTGATGTTATTCGTCGGTAGCGCTGGCGGCACGCCGCCGTTCCAGTTCGGCGGCGGCGCCCCGAGCGGGTCGGGATCGCAAACGCCCGACGTCTCCGGGATTCCCGAGACGCTCCCCCCGCCCGGTGGCACGGAACTCGCGGTGATCGCAGCGATATTCGGGATCATCCTCCTCCTCGGCCTCGCGTTCCTGTTCGTGGGATCGGTGATGGAGTTCGTGTTCGTCGAGTCCCTTCGGCGCGAGGACGTGAGGATCCGCCGCTACTGGAGCGAGCGCTGGCGACAGGGCGCTCGGCTGTTCGGGTTCCGTGTCGTACTCGGGGCGCTCACCCTCGCGATCATCGGGGGCACGCTCGCCGCGGTTCTCTGGCCGCTTCTCGTCGGCGAAGGCGCGTTCTCGATCGGACTGTTGTTCCTCGCGATCCCGGTGTTCGTGGTCGTCAGCGTGATCAGTGGCCTCGTCGGCGGCTTCACGACGATGTTCGTGGTGCCGGTGATGATCGTCGAGGAGAGCGGGCTCCTCTCGGCGTGGCGGGAGTTCTGGCCGACGGTGACCGGCCAGTGGAAGCAGTACGTCGTCTACGCCGTCCTGAGCTTCGTGCTCCAACTGGTCGCCGGGATCTTGGCGAGCATCGTGACGGTACTCGGCGCCATCGGAGTCGGCATCCCGCTCGGCGTGTTCGGACTCGTTGGCGTGGGTCTGTTGAGCGTCTCCCACCTCGCCGGATGGGCGATCATCGCCCTAGCGGTGCTGCTCTTCGTCCTCGCCGCGATCGTCATCGGACTGCTCGTCGCCGTCCCGATCCAGACGTATCTCCGCTACTACGCCTTGCTCGTGCTCGGCGACACCGAGGCGGAGTTCGACCTGATCTCGGAGCGGCGAGCGGCGATCCGGGAGTGA
- a CDS encoding DUF2267 domain-containing protein has product MQFDEFTGQIQHRLGLPGTGEAVRAARATLLTLGQRLPEGNAEDLAASLPIEIKWYMTGAVHEHGQRFDWTEFLDRVSRIEHTDRAEAAYHARVVVDLVHSLVPESDFQQLRDSLPEAEDEEDWGQLFEVVDAGGWKETDGASTDG; this is encoded by the coding sequence ATGCAATTCGACGAGTTCACCGGGCAGATCCAACACCGACTCGGACTGCCAGGCACCGGCGAGGCGGTACGGGCCGCTCGGGCGACGCTTCTGACACTCGGGCAACGACTCCCCGAGGGCAACGCCGAGGACCTCGCCGCGTCGCTGCCGATAGAAATCAAGTGGTATATGACCGGGGCAGTCCACGAACACGGCCAGCGCTTCGATTGGACCGAGTTCCTGGACCGCGTGAGCCGCATCGAACACACCGACCGGGCGGAAGCGGCCTATCACGCCCGCGTCGTCGTCGACCTCGTGCACTCGCTCGTTCCGGAGTCCGACTTTCAACAGCTCCGCGATTCGCTGCCCGAGGCCGAAGACGAGGAGGACTGGGGCCAACTCTTCGAGGTGGTCGACGCCGGCGGGTGGAAAGAGACCGACGGAGCGTCGACGGACGGCTGA
- a CDS encoding ABC transporter ATP-binding protein, with translation MPSTHTTTAIDADDLRKRYGSEVALDGVSLSISTGTVYGFLGPNGAGKTTTMRLLTGLARPSSGTVRVCGVDVSDRRALAPHVGYLPETPPLYEEFSAREQLEYVADLRDLPADVAEARIERYLTEFELGEDADKRIEAYSKGMKQKTAFVQSVIHDPDVLFLDEPTSGLDPRAARRIRESILAFADSGTTVFLSTHILPVVEAVADEVGVLYEGRLVAEGAPEAVTSRAETGESGSLEDAFLAVTSGESEVAGAGETGGGSEGV, from the coding sequence ATGCCCTCCACACACACGACCACCGCAATCGACGCCGACGACCTCCGGAAACGGTACGGCTCGGAGGTCGCCCTCGACGGCGTCTCGCTCTCGATCTCCACCGGGACGGTGTACGGCTTCCTCGGACCGAACGGTGCGGGGAAGACGACGACGATGCGACTCTTGACGGGACTCGCGCGGCCGTCGAGCGGCACCGTCCGGGTCTGTGGGGTCGACGTGTCCGACCGCCGCGCGCTGGCGCCCCACGTCGGGTACCTCCCCGAGACGCCGCCGCTGTACGAGGAGTTCAGCGCGCGCGAGCAACTCGAATACGTCGCCGACCTCAGAGACCTTCCGGCCGACGTCGCCGAAGCGCGCATCGAGCGGTATCTGACGGAGTTCGAGTTGGGCGAGGACGCCGACAAGCGGATCGAGGCCTACTCGAAGGGGATGAAACAGAAGACCGCCTTCGTTCAGAGCGTGATCCACGACCCGGACGTCCTCTTCCTGGACGAACCGACGTCGGGACTCGATCCCCGCGCGGCGCGTCGGATCCGCGAGTCGATCCTGGCCTTCGCCGACTCGGGGACGACGGTGTTCCTCTCGACGCACATCCTCCCGGTCGTTGAGGCCGTCGCCGACGAGGTCGGCGTCCTCTACGAAGGCCGCCTCGTCGCCGAAGGCGCGCCGGAAGCGGTGACCTCTCGCGCGGAAACGGGTGAGAGCGGGTCCCTGGAGGACGCCTTCCTCGCGGTCACGAGCGGCGAGAGCGAGGTCGCGGGGGCCGGCGAAACCGGCGGCGGCTCCGAGGGCGTATGA
- a CDS encoding cyclic 2,3-diphosphoglycerate synthase has product MSTTRIVVMGAAGRDFHDFNTVFRDDEDARVVAFTHTPTQNIGELDDLPNRRYPPELAGDAYPDGIPIRPESELETVIDEEAVDTVVFSYSDVAHEDVMHQASRVLAAGADFRLIGPDRMMLASSVPVVAVDAVRTGCGKSQTARKLADLLRDRGKEVAVVREPMPYGGLAAQRVQRFETMADLDASDVTIEEREEYEGHIERGHTVFAGVDYEAVLAEAEHAADVLVWDGGNNELPFFVPDVHVVLTDPHRAGAELRYHPGETNLRLADYVIINKENTADVAGIREIEENVRRTNPDAEIIHANSTITADGEAIAGKRVLVVEDGPTLTHGDAPHGAGLLAAREYGAGEVVDPSPSAVGSLREVFEEYPHLDAVLPAMGYSGEQIRELEATIRAADPDVVVSGTPHDLARLIDVDVPIVRVRYELEEKNLTLSAVLDRHADVLGL; this is encoded by the coding sequence ATGAGCACGACTCGAATCGTCGTTATGGGAGCGGCCGGACGCGACTTCCACGATTTCAACACGGTGTTCCGGGACGACGAGGACGCGAGAGTCGTCGCGTTCACGCACACGCCCACGCAGAACATCGGCGAACTCGACGACCTGCCGAACCGACGGTATCCGCCTGAACTGGCGGGCGACGCCTACCCCGATGGCATCCCGATCCGTCCGGAGTCGGAACTCGAAACGGTCATCGACGAGGAGGCGGTGGACACCGTGGTCTTCTCGTACTCCGACGTCGCTCACGAGGACGTGATGCACCAGGCGTCACGCGTCCTCGCGGCGGGGGCCGACTTTCGATTGATCGGCCCGGATCGGATGATGTTGGCGTCCTCAGTGCCGGTTGTCGCCGTCGACGCCGTGCGGACCGGATGCGGGAAGTCGCAGACCGCCCGAAAGCTCGCAGACCTACTCCGTGACCGCGGGAAGGAAGTCGCCGTCGTCAGAGAGCCGATGCCGTACGGGGGCCTGGCGGCGCAGCGCGTCCAGCGCTTCGAGACGATGGCGGATCTCGACGCGAGCGACGTCACCATCGAGGAGCGCGAGGAGTACGAGGGCCACATCGAACGGGGCCACACCGTCTTCGCGGGCGTCGACTACGAGGCGGTCCTGGCCGAGGCCGAGCACGCGGCCGACGTCCTCGTCTGGGACGGCGGTAACAACGAACTCCCGTTTTTCGTCCCCGACGTGCACGTCGTCCTGACCGACCCTCACCGCGCGGGCGCGGAACTGCGGTACCATCCCGGTGAGACGAACCTCCGCCTGGCGGATTACGTCATCATCAACAAGGAGAACACTGCGGACGTGGCCGGGATTCGTGAGATCGAGGAGAACGTCCGCCGGACGAACCCCGACGCGGAGATCATCCACGCCAACTCGACGATCACGGCCGACGGGGAGGCGATCGCCGGAAAACGCGTCCTGGTCGTCGAGGACGGTCCCACGCTCACGCACGGCGACGCCCCGCACGGTGCCGGATTACTCGCCGCCCGGGAGTACGGCGCCGGCGAGGTCGTGGATCCGTCACCGTCGGCCGTCGGCTCCCTCCGAGAGGTGTTCGAGGAGTACCCGCATCTCGATGCCGTCCTCCCGGCGATGGGCTACAGCGGGGAACAGATTCGAGAGCTCGAAGCGACCATTCGGGCGGCTGACCCGGACGTGGTCGTCTCCGGGACGCCGCACGACTTGGCGCGGCTGATCGACGTCGACGTGCCGATCGTCCGGGTTCGATACGAACTCGAAGAGAAGAACCTGACACTGTCGGCCGTGCTCGACCGGCACGCCGACGTCTTAGGTCTCTGA
- the arcC gene encoding carbamate kinase, translating into MDGSAPDRRTGPVVVALGGNTLLGKQGPWTVDEQTAAIERTAREISEAIEDGYEIVLTHGNGPQVGTLLLQQETASETPQLPLDVLVAETQAQIGYLLQQALDNELTDSTDFITIVTQVVVDGDDPAFADPTKPIGPFYTEEAAAEKPFETKRVSTGDRPYRRVVPSPEPVEIVEGDEIANLVHRGNLVIAAGGGGVPVVRDDGLSGVEAVVDKDTTTRLLASELGVGTLVLLTDVEFAYVNYDTPDQRPIREVTARALRTHLEAGEFGAGSMRPKVEACLQFVEEGGDRAVITSPDRLLDALAGETGTQVRG; encoded by the coding sequence ATGGACGGTTCCGCACCCGACCGGCGAACCGGTCCGGTCGTCGTCGCACTCGGAGGCAACACGCTACTGGGAAAGCAGGGACCGTGGACGGTCGACGAGCAGACCGCGGCCATCGAACGAACCGCCCGGGAGATCAGCGAGGCCATCGAGGACGGATACGAAATCGTCCTCACGCACGGGAACGGCCCGCAGGTCGGAACCCTGCTGTTGCAACAGGAGACCGCGAGCGAGACACCGCAGTTACCACTGGACGTCCTGGTCGCCGAAACGCAGGCACAGATCGGCTACCTCTTGCAACAGGCTCTGGACAACGAACTGACCGACTCGACGGACTTCATCACCATCGTCACCCAGGTCGTCGTCGACGGGGACGACCCGGCGTTCGCGGACCCGACGAAACCGATCGGGCCGTTCTACACCGAGGAGGCGGCCGCGGAGAAACCGTTCGAGACGAAGCGCGTGTCGACCGGCGACCGACCGTACCGTCGCGTCGTCCCGTCTCCGGAGCCCGTGGAGATCGTCGAGGGAGACGAGATCGCGAATCTCGTCCACCGGGGGAATCTCGTGATCGCTGCCGGGGGCGGGGGCGTCCCCGTCGTTCGCGACGACGGTCTCAGCGGCGTCGAAGCCGTCGTCGACAAGGACACGACCACGCGACTGCTCGCCTCCGAACTCGGCGTCGGAACGCTCGTGCTACTGACTGACGTCGAGTTCGCGTACGTGAACTACGACACGCCCGACCAGCGACCGATCCGCGAAGTCACCGCGCGGGCGCTCCGGACCCACCTCGAAGCCGGCGAGTTCGGTGCGGGGAGTATGCGTCCGAAAGTCGAGGCGTGCCTCCAGTTCGTCGAGGAGGGTGGTGATCGGGCCGTGATCACCTCGCCGGATCGGTTGCTGGACGCCCTCGCGGGAGAGACCGGTACCCAGGTTCGAGGCTGA